A single genomic interval of Aedes aegypti strain LVP_AGWG chromosome 1, AaegL5.0 Primary Assembly, whole genome shotgun sequence harbors:
- the LOC5579965 gene encoding tRNA-specific adenosine deaminase 2 isoform X6, with protein MCVCVCLQPNMDHFMEQALEQARKAEQLKEVPVGCVFVYRGEIIANGCNLVNETKNATRHVEFICIDQVLEYCKSRSLKHEDVFREVTVVVTVEPYIMCAAALIELNVREVIYGCENDRFGGCTVLDVPGLLKTSIPIRGGVRADEAMELLKEFYKGENPSAPVPKVKR; from the coding sequence atgtgtgtttgtgtttgtCTACAACCGAATATGGATCACTTCATGGAGCAAGCCCTGGAGCAGGCACGGAAAGCGGAACAGCTGAAAGAGGTCCCGGTTGGATGTGTGTTTGTGTATCGCGGAGAAATTATCGCCAACGGGTGCAATCTGGTGAATGAAACGAAAAATGCCACCCGCCACGTGGAGTTCATCTGCATCGATCAGGTGCTGGAGTACTGTAAAAGCCGGTCCTTGAAACATGAGGACGTCTTCCGAGAAGTGACGGTAGTCGTAACGGTAGAACCGTACATTATGTGTGCCGCCGCCCTAATCGAACTGAACGTGCGGGAAGTTATTTACGGGTGTGAGAACGATCGATTCGGAGGCTGCACCGTGCTGGATGTTCCGGGGCTCCTCAAGACTAGCATTCCCATACGGGGAGGCGTCAGGGCAGACGAAGCAATGGAACTACTGAAGGAATTTTACAAAGGTGAGAACCCCTCGGCGCCCGTTCCCAAGGTAAAAAGATAA